A single window of Bordetella genomosp. 11 DNA harbors:
- a CDS encoding ABC transporter permease, whose protein sequence is MLMYLLRRLLSAVPVLLLVSLLTLSLIWLVPGDAAAELAGPGASAQELARLRTELGLDQPAYVQAWRWYVNVLHGDLGRSLLLNRGVTEAILERLPVTASLTFLALLMTVAVGMSAGILAAVRRNTWVDQLAMSLALLGLSLPDFWLGLVGIYLFSVQLGWFPTGGYVPFAQSPLGWLHSLFLPAAALAATQLGLLARMTRSSMLEVLGQDYIRTARAKGVPPRTVVGRHALVNIAVPTLTVIGVNVGILIGGAVIVESVFSIPGVGRLVIGAIQRRDLPVIQGGLLMIACAMVIVNLVVDLLYAVFDPRVRYGR, encoded by the coding sequence ATGTTGATGTATCTCTTGCGTCGATTATTGAGCGCCGTTCCGGTGCTGCTGCTGGTTTCGCTGCTGACGCTCAGCCTGATCTGGCTGGTGCCCGGCGATGCGGCGGCGGAACTGGCGGGTCCTGGCGCCAGCGCGCAGGAATTGGCGCGCCTGCGCACCGAACTGGGCCTGGACCAACCGGCCTACGTGCAGGCGTGGCGCTGGTACGTCAACGTCCTGCATGGCGATCTCGGCCGCTCCCTGCTGTTGAACCGTGGCGTGACCGAAGCGATCCTCGAACGCCTGCCGGTGACCGCATCGCTGACTTTCCTGGCCTTGCTGATGACCGTGGCGGTGGGCATGAGCGCGGGCATACTGGCCGCCGTGCGACGCAATACCTGGGTGGACCAGCTGGCCATGTCGCTGGCGCTGCTCGGGCTCTCGCTGCCCGATTTCTGGCTGGGCCTGGTCGGCATCTATCTGTTTTCGGTGCAACTGGGCTGGTTTCCCACAGGCGGCTATGTGCCCTTCGCGCAAAGCCCACTGGGCTGGCTGCATAGCCTGTTCCTGCCCGCGGCCGCGCTTGCCGCCACGCAACTCGGGCTGCTCGCGCGCATGACGCGCTCCAGCATGCTGGAAGTGCTGGGCCAGGATTACATCCGCACCGCCCGGGCCAAGGGCGTGCCCCCGCGCACGGTGGTGGGTCGGCATGCGCTGGTCAACATCGCCGTCCCGACGCTGACGGTGATCGGCGTGAACGTGGGCATCCTGATCGGCGGGGCGGTAATCGTCGAGTCGGTCTTTTCCATTCCCGGCGTGGGGCGGCTGGTCATCGGCGCGATCCAGCGGCGCGACCTGCCGGTGATACAGGGCGGCCTGCTGATGATCGCCTGCGCCATGGTGATCGTGAACCTGGTCGTGGACCTGCTGTATGCCGTTTTCGATCCGCGGGTGCGCTATGGCCGTTGA